From Rutidosis leptorrhynchoides isolate AG116_Rl617_1_P2 chromosome 3, CSIRO_AGI_Rlap_v1, whole genome shotgun sequence, a single genomic window includes:
- the LOC139897242 gene encoding glycine--tRNA ligase, chloroplastic/mitochondrial 2 → MGILTLPLVTSLLKPHKPHTFSRLFTTTIHQFHHTPIRRRFITSAITQHNHQSSLALDESNTNADEHPIKVSIPTFQQAIQRLQEYWASVGCTIMQCSNTEVGAGTMNPLTFLRVLGPEPWNVAYAEPSIRPDDSRYGENPNRLQRHTQFQVILKPDPGNSQDLFIRSLSALGIDVNAHDIRFVEDNWESPVLGAWGLGWEIWMDGMEITQFTYFQQAGSLQLMPVSVEITYGLERILMLLQGVDHFKKIKYADGITYGELFSENEKEMSAYYLEHASVDHLKKHFDFFEAESRALLDLGLAIPAYDQLLKTSHAFNMLDSRGFVGVTERARYFARMRSLARQCAVLWSNTRETLGHPLGVISQPNNVVTPIEFLESEAKKVSIEPRLFLLEIGTEELPPNDVTSAGQQLKDLLVQLLGKQRLSHGEVHVFGTPRRLVISVENLCSKQSANEVEVRGPPVSKAFDNQGNPTKAAEGFCRRNSVPVDSLYRKTEGKTEYVYVRVMESAQLALEVLSKELPGTIAKVSFPKSMRWNSEIFFSRPVRWILALHGNAVVPFAFTGILSGNVSHGLRNTTSATVMVDCAESYANVMKQAGISFNNEQRKKIIIERSNNLAKSVGGCLVMQSSLLDEVVNLVEAPVPVLGKFSESFLVLPKDLLVMVMQKHQKYFALTDNEGNLLPYFIAVANGAINESVVQKGNEAVLRARYEDAKFFYELDTSKRFSEFRSQLNGILFHEKLGTMEDKMIRVESTINELGLALGISEDTLEITREAASLAMSDLSTAVVTEFTSLSGIMGRHYALREGYSQQVSDALFEITLPRFSGDILPETDAGTVLSIADRLDSLVGLFGAGCQPSSTNDPFGLRRISYGLVQVLVEKNKNLDLRHALEIAAAAQSLKIEAVTIDEVRQFVTRRLEQFLVDKGINPEVVRAVLLERGNRPGLAAQSAYKMDVLSRGELLPKVVEAYSRPTRIVRGKDVDVDTEVDEASLETNEEKALWSAFLSIRSKIHPDIEVDDFVETSLQLIQPLEDFFTHVFVMVDDEKIRKNRLALLRVISELPKGIADLSVLPGF, encoded by the exons GTTGGAGCAGGGACTATGAATCCCTTAACATTTTTAAGGGTTCTTGGTCCAGAGCCATGGAACGTTGC GTATGCAGAGCCAAGTATCCGGCCAGATGATAGTCGATATGGAGAAAACCCTAATAGGCTTCAACGACACACTCAATTCCAG GTTATATTAAAGCCTGATCCTGGAAATTCACAAGACCTATTCATCAGGAGCCTATCTGCCCTAG gtattgATGTCAACGCGCATGATATTCGTTTTGTGGAAGACAATTGGGAAAGCCCA GTACTTGGTGCTTGGGGATTGGGCTGGGAGATTTGGATGGACGGTATGGAGATTACACAGTTTACCTACTTCCAACAG GCGGGAAGTCTTCAGTTGATGCCAGTTTCTGTTGAGATAACATATGGTCTTGAACGCATCCTAATGTTACTTCAG ggagTTGATCATTTTAAGAAAATCAAATATGCTGATGGAATAACTTATGGGGAGCTCTTCTCTGAGAACGA GAAAGAAATGAGTGCATATTATCTAGAGCATGCTAGTGTGGATCATCTTAAGAAGCATTTTGACTTTTTTGAGGCAGAATCACGTGCTTTGCTCGATTTAGGCCTTGCAATACCTGC ATATGATCAGCTTCTCAAAACTTCTCATGCCTTCAATATGTTAGACTCTAGAGGGTTTGTCGGTGTAACAGAACGTGCTCGTTATTTTGCTCGAATGCGAAG TTTGGCTCGGCAATGTGCTGTGCTTTGGTCGAATACAAGAGAGACACTCGGACATCCACTTGGCGTTATATCTCAACCTAATAACGTTGTGACCCCCATCGAGTTTCTAGAATCAGAAGCCAAAAAG GTGTCTATTGAACCGAGATTGTTTCTTCTTGAAATTGGGACTGAAGAATTACCACCAAATGACGTTACTAGTGCAGGCCAACAA CTCAAAGATCTACTTGTGCAATTACTTGGGAAACAAAGATTGAGTCATGGTGAAGTTCATGTATTTGGCACCCCTCGGAGACTAGTT ATTAGTGTTGAGAACCTATGCTCTAAGCAATCAGCTAATGAAGTCGAAGTTCGAGGTCCTCCTGTTTCAAAAGCTTTTGACAACCAAGGAAATCCAACTAAG GCAGCTGAAGGTTTTTGTCGTAGAAATTCTGTACCAGTGGACTCGTTGTATAGAAAAACCGAAG GTAAGACGGAATATGTTTACGTGCGTGTGATGGAGTCAGCTCAGCTTGCTCTGGAG GTTTTATCGAAAGAGTTGCCTGGTACGATTGCTAAAGTATCATTTCCGAAGTCAATGCGCTGGAACTCTGAG ATATTCTTTAGCCGACCTGTTCGTTGGATTTTGGCTCTCCATGGAAATGCAGTTGTTCCCTTTGCATTCACTGGTATTTTAAG TGGTAATGTCTCTCACGGTCTCCGGAATACGACATCAGCAACGGTCATG GTGGATTGTGCAGAGTCGTATGCCAATGTAATGAAACAAGCCGGAATTTCTTTTAATAATGAG CAACGAAAGAAAATAATCATAGAACGATCGAATAATTTAGCAAAAAGTGTCGGTGGATGTCTTGTAATGCAGAGCAGTCTACTAGATGAG GTTGTAAACCTTGTTGAGGCACCTGTTCCTGTGCTCGGGAAATTCTCGGAGTCGTTCCTAGTGCTCCCGAAAGATCTACTAGTAATG GTTATGCAGAAGCATCAGAAGTACTTTGCCCTGACAGACAATGAGGGGAATCTGTTACCGTATTTCATCGCT GTTGCAAATGGAGCAATTAATGAGTCAGTTGTTCAAAAAGGAAATGAAGCTGTACTCAG AGCTCGATATGAAGATGCCAAGTTCTTTTATGAATTGGACACTAGTAAAAGGTTTTCAGAGTTTCGTTCTCAACTTAATGGAATTCTGTTTCAC GAGAAACTTGGAACTATGGAGGACAAGATGATACGGGTCGAAAGTACTATTAATGAACTCGGTTTGGCTCTAGGAATTAGTGAAGATACGCTCGAGATTACTCGAGAAGCCGCGTCACTCGCCATGTCGGACCTCTCAACTGCCGTTGTTACTGAGTTTACGTCCCTATCGGGAATAATGGGTCGTCATTATGCTCTTCGTGAAGGATACTCACAACAG GTTTCGGATGCGTTGTTTGAGATCACACTACCTAGATTTTCTGGGGATATACTCCCGGAAACTGACGCCGGAACTGTATTGTCGATTGCAGACAG GTTAGATAGCCTAGTTGGCTTGTTTGGAGCCGGATGCCAACCGAGCTCAACTAACGACCCGTTCGGCCTACGTAGAATCTCTTATGGTCTT GTCCAAGTGTTGGTAGAGAAAAACAAAAATTTGGACTTGCGTCATGCTTTAGAAATTGCAGCTGCTGCTCAATCCTTGAAAATAGAAGCGGTAACAATAGATGAG GTTCGTCAATTTGTTACACGAAGACTTGAGCAATTTTTG GTTGATAAGGGAATAAATCCAGAAGTGGTGCGTGCGGTTTTATTAGAGCGTGGAAATCGGCCTGGTTTGGCAGCACAATCAGCATACAAA ATGGATGTGTTGTCACGAGGTGAACTTCTGCCTAAGGTTGTTGAAGCATATTCTCGACCAACAAGAATTGTTCGTGGAAAGGACGTCGATGTTGACACCGAG GTGGATGAAGCATCACTTGAGACGAATGAAGAGAAAGCTTTATGGAGTGCTTTCTTGTCTATTAGAAGCAAAATACATCCCG ATATAGAGGTGGATGATTTTGTCGAAACGTCTTTGCAACTAATTCAACCGCTTGAAGATTTCTTCACTCATGTCTTTGTTATGGTG GATGATGAAAAGATAAGAAAAAACAGACTTGCTCTGCTTAGAGTAATTTCGGAACTCCCTAAAGGAATAGCCGACCTCTCAGTTCTGCCCGGGTTTTGA